One part of the Vogesella sp. LIG4 genome encodes these proteins:
- a CDS encoding ABC transporter permease has translation MQGFMTLFKKEILRFWKVAFQTVAAPVLTALLYQLIFSHVLSRHVEAYPGVSYTAFLIPGLAMMSMAQNAFANSSSSLIQSKITGNIVFLLLPPLSPLEFFAAYLLAAVVRGMVVGSGVLLVTAWFGLPLPANPLWVLIFAALGCGVLGTLGIIAGIWADKFDQLAAFQNFIIMPLTFLSGVFYSITGLPPLWKAVSHLNPVFYMIDGFRYGFFGQADVSPWLATAVVGGSFLLLSGWALHLLRSGYKLRQ, from the coding sequence ATGCAAGGCTTCATGACCCTGTTCAAGAAAGAGATCCTGCGCTTCTGGAAGGTAGCGTTCCAGACCGTGGCGGCGCCGGTGCTCACCGCACTGTTGTACCAGCTGATCTTCTCGCACGTGCTGTCGCGCCACGTGGAAGCCTACCCGGGCGTGAGCTACACCGCCTTCCTGATTCCAGGTCTGGCGATGATGAGCATGGCGCAGAACGCGTTTGCCAACAGCTCCTCCAGCCTGATCCAGTCCAAGATCACCGGCAACATCGTGTTCCTGCTGCTGCCGCCGCTGTCGCCGCTGGAATTCTTCGCCGCCTACCTACTGGCAGCCGTGGTGCGCGGCATGGTGGTGGGCAGCGGCGTGCTGCTGGTTACCGCCTGGTTCGGCCTGCCGCTGCCGGCCAACCCGCTGTGGGTGCTGATCTTCGCCGCACTGGGCTGCGGCGTGCTGGGCACGCTCGGCATCATCGCCGGCATCTGGGCCGACAAGTTCGACCAGCTGGCGGCGTTCCAGAACTTCATCATCATGCCGCTGACCTTTCTTTCCGGCGTGTTCTACTCCATCACCGGCCTGCCGCCGCTGTGGAAGGCCGTATCGCACCTGAACCCGGTGTTCTACATGATCGACGGCTTCCGCTACGGCTTCTTCGGCCAGGCCGACGTATCGCCGTGGCTGGCCACGGCCGTGGTGGGTGGCAGTTTCCTGCTACTGTCCGGCTGGGCCTTGCATTTGCTGCGCAGCGGCTACAAATTACGCCAATAA
- a CDS encoding ABC transporter ATP-binding protein produces MSHAISIESVSKRFGTLQALDDISFTVEHGEFFALLGPNGAGKTTLISAMGGLSRPDSGRIRIMGHDAVSDTRAARMKLGVVPQELVFDPFFTVRETLTFQSGYFGIRNNDAWIDELLFKLGLTDKAATNMRALSGGMKRRVMVAQALVHRPPVIVLDEPTAGVDVELRQSLWSFVQELNDAGHTIVLTTHYLEEAETLCSRIAMMKKGRLIALEAKDKLLARSASREIALKLSAPLPATLAASFQARETDGRQLLTLPEIGRLEEVLRELRLAGVEVRELSVHETDLEQVFVELMNGAKN; encoded by the coding sequence ATGAGCCACGCGATCAGCATCGAGTCGGTCAGCAAGCGTTTCGGCACGCTGCAGGCCCTGGATGACATCAGCTTTACTGTAGAACACGGCGAGTTCTTCGCCCTCCTCGGCCCCAACGGCGCCGGCAAAACCACGCTGATTTCCGCCATGGGCGGCCTGTCCCGCCCGGACAGCGGCCGCATCCGCATCATGGGCCACGATGCGGTGAGCGACACCCGCGCCGCGCGCATGAAGCTGGGCGTGGTGCCGCAGGAACTGGTGTTCGACCCGTTCTTCACCGTACGCGAGACCCTCACCTTCCAGTCCGGCTACTTCGGCATCCGCAATAACGACGCCTGGATCGACGAGCTGCTGTTCAAGCTCGGCCTCACCGACAAGGCCGCCACCAATATGCGCGCGCTGTCCGGTGGCATGAAGCGCCGGGTGATGGTGGCGCAGGCACTGGTGCACCGCCCGCCGGTCATCGTGCTGGACGAGCCCACCGCCGGCGTGGACGTGGAACTGCGCCAGAGCCTGTGGAGCTTCGTGCAGGAACTGAACGACGCCGGCCACACCATCGTGCTCACCACCCATTACCTGGAAGAAGCCGAAACACTGTGCAGCCGCATCGCCATGATGAAAAAGGGCCGCCTGATCGCGCTGGAGGCCAAGGACAAACTGCTGGCGCGCAGTGCCAGCCGCGAGATCGCGCTGAAGCTGTCCGCGCCGCTGCCGGCAACGTTGGCCGCAAGCTTCCAGGCCCGCGAAACCGACGGCCGCCAGCTGCTTACCCTGCCGGAAATCGGCCGTCTGGAAGAGGTGCTGCGTGAATTGCGCCTGGCCGGCGTGGAAGTACGCGAACTGTCGGTGCACGAAACCGACCTGGAACAGGTGTTCGTGGAACTGATGAACGGAGCAAAGAACTGA
- a CDS encoding TetR family transcriptional regulator has protein sequence MARKTREEAELTRHLLLDTAERVFHEQGVAATSLAEIAAAAGLTRGAIYWHFANKLDLFTAICDRIKPELQAMEVALHDRRYTPAARLWRHALALFDLVHNNERMRRICAIHHIGCEQVGEMAPLLLEQISWNLEKQAKLQQVLEEAAAAGQLRAGVQPQLAALGLHSLYGGLCHSWMINIEDNTVQQHITKLLSPYFVGIFQDNCWLDAPAGND, from the coding sequence ATGGCCCGCAAGACTAGAGAAGAAGCTGAACTGACCCGCCACCTGCTGCTGGATACCGCCGAGCGCGTGTTCCACGAACAGGGCGTGGCGGCGACTTCGCTCGCCGAAATCGCCGCGGCAGCCGGCCTGACCCGCGGCGCCATCTACTGGCACTTTGCCAACAAGCTGGACCTGTTCACCGCCATTTGCGACCGCATCAAGCCCGAGCTGCAAGCCATGGAGGTCGCGCTGCATGACCGGCGCTATACCCCGGCCGCCCGGCTATGGCGCCACGCCCTGGCCCTGTTCGATCTGGTGCACAACAACGAGCGCATGCGCCGCATCTGCGCCATCCACCATATCGGCTGCGAACAGGTGGGCGAAATGGCGCCGCTGCTGCTGGAACAGATCAGCTGGAACCTGGAAAAACAAGCCAAGCTGCAGCAGGTACTGGAGGAGGCCGCGGCCGCCGGCCAGCTGCGCGCCGGCGTCCAGCCGCAACTGGCGGCACTGGGTTTGCACTCGCTGTATGGCGGGCTTTGCCACAGCTGGATGATCAATATCGAAGACAACACTGTTCAGCAACATATCACCAAGCTGTTAAGCCCTTATTTTGTCGGGATTTTCCAGGACAACTGCTGGCTTGACGCTCCTGCAGGCAACGACTGA
- a CDS encoding efflux RND transporter periplasmic adaptor subunit codes for MITIKPLHTLALVPLAVLLAACGQQQAQHAGMGGNMPPMPVTTVAMQPADVPVSAEYVAQTSGSREVEVRARVSGILQKRTYTEGSAVKAGDLLFQIDPAPYLAAVEQADASLKLQEANLIRAQQDYDRVLPLFKENAVSQKDRDDAVAALATAKASAAAARAALKTAQINLGYTRVTAPISGVTSAEVRSEGSLVQSGEGTLLTKISQLEPIYVKFSLSDNDLLKSQNLVASGKLRLPPGGHYRVALKLPDGSLYDREGVIDFADRVIDPATGTSATRATFANPKGVLRPGQFVRVQLKGATRVGALVVPQQAVLSTQQGKMVWVVGKDNKVEPRPLQVADSTAVSGGFIVESGLKAGDQVIVDNLIKLRPGATVAPHAGQAAPAPAQG; via the coding sequence GTGATAACCATCAAGCCCCTACACACGCTTGCCCTTGTGCCGCTGGCCGTGCTGTTGGCCGCATGCGGCCAACAGCAGGCACAGCATGCCGGCATGGGCGGCAACATGCCACCGATGCCGGTGACCACCGTGGCCATGCAGCCGGCGGACGTGCCGGTAAGCGCCGAATACGTGGCGCAGACCAGCGGCTCGCGCGAAGTGGAAGTACGCGCCCGCGTGTCCGGTATCCTGCAAAAGCGTACCTATACCGAAGGTTCGGCGGTGAAGGCCGGCGACCTGCTGTTCCAGATCGACCCGGCGCCGTACCTGGCGGCGGTAGAGCAGGCCGATGCCTCGCTGAAGCTGCAGGAGGCCAACCTGATCCGTGCACAGCAGGATTACGACCGGGTACTGCCGCTGTTCAAGGAAAACGCCGTCAGCCAGAAAGACCGCGACGATGCGGTGGCTGCGCTGGCCACCGCCAAGGCGTCGGCCGCGGCCGCGCGTGCGGCGCTGAAGACCGCGCAGATCAACCTGGGTTACACCCGCGTCACCGCGCCGATTTCCGGCGTCACCAGTGCCGAGGTGCGTTCCGAGGGCAGCCTGGTGCAGTCGGGCGAAGGCACGCTGCTGACCAAGATCTCGCAGCTGGAGCCGATCTACGTGAAGTTCTCGCTGTCCGACAACGACCTGCTGAAGAGCCAGAATCTGGTAGCCAGCGGCAAGCTGCGCCTGCCGCCGGGCGGCCACTACCGCGTGGCGCTGAAGCTGCCGGACGGCAGCCTGTATGACCGCGAAGGGGTGATCGATTTCGCCGACCGCGTCATCGACCCGGCTACCGGCACCTCGGCTACCCGTGCCACCTTCGCCAACCCGAAAGGCGTGCTGCGTCCGGGCCAGTTCGTGCGCGTGCAGCTCAAGGGCGCCACCCGCGTCGGCGCACTGGTGGTGCCGCAGCAGGCGGTACTGTCCACCCAGCAGGGCAAGATGGTGTGGGTAGTGGGCAAGGACAACAAGGTGGAGCCGCGTCCGCTGCAAGTGGCGGACAGCACCGCCGTCAGCGGTGGTTTCATCGTGGAGAGCGGCCTGAAAGCGGGTGACCAGGTGATCGTGGACAACCTGATCAAACTGCGTCCGGGCGCGACCGTTGCACCGCACGCCGGCCAGGCCGCTCCGGCCCCGGCGCAGGGTTAA